A part of Alkalinema sp. FACHB-956 genomic DNA contains:
- a CDS encoding F0F1 ATP synthase subunit gamma: MPNLKAIRDRIQSVKNTKKITEAMRLVAAAKVRRAQEQVTATRPFADRLAQVLHGLQSRLKFEEANLPLLKKRQIKSVGLLVISGDRGLCGGYNANVIKRAEQRAKELQEQGISVRMFVVGRKATQYFQRRDYTIDANYTGLEQIPTAKEAAEIADAILSSFLSENVDRVELIYTKFVSLISSRPVVQTLLPLDAQGLEVQDDEIFRLTVRGGDFQVERQKVTTPLQSLPQDMIFEQDPVQILDALLPLYLNNQLLRALQEAAASELAARMTAMNNASDNAKSLIGTLTLSYNKARQAAITQELLEVVAGASALN, encoded by the coding sequence ATGCCAAACCTAAAAGCCATTCGTGACCGGATTCAGTCGGTTAAAAACACCAAAAAAATTACGGAAGCTATGCGCTTGGTGGCAGCGGCCAAGGTTCGTCGCGCCCAAGAGCAAGTGACTGCTACCCGTCCCTTTGCCGATCGCTTGGCACAGGTATTGCACGGTCTGCAAAGCCGCTTGAAGTTTGAAGAAGCGAATTTGCCGTTGTTGAAAAAGCGCCAGATCAAGTCCGTCGGTCTGCTGGTCATTTCCGGCGATCGCGGTCTTTGCGGGGGTTACAACGCCAACGTAATCAAACGGGCCGAGCAGCGGGCCAAGGAGCTGCAAGAGCAGGGAATTTCTGTCCGCATGTTTGTGGTGGGTCGGAAAGCCACGCAATACTTCCAACGCCGCGATTACACGATCGATGCGAACTACACTGGCTTGGAGCAAATCCCTACGGCTAAGGAAGCCGCTGAGATTGCGGATGCCATCCTGTCGTCGTTCCTGTCGGAAAATGTCGATCGGGTTGAGTTGATTTACACCAAGTTTGTGTCGTTGATCAGCTCCCGTCCCGTGGTGCAAACCCTGCTACCTTTGGATGCCCAAGGGTTAGAAGTGCAGGATGACGAAATTTTCCGTCTCACCGTGCGCGGTGGAGATTTCCAAGTGGAGCGACAAAAGGTGACAACACCTTTGCAAAGCTTGCCTCAGGATATGATCTTCGAGCAAGATCCGGTGCAAATTCTGGATGCTTTGTTGCCGTTGTATTTGAACAACCAACTGCTGCGCGCGCTGCAAGAAGCGGCTGCTAGTGAGTTGGCAGCTCGGATGACGGCCATGAATAACGCTAGCGACAACGCGAAGAGCCTGATTGGCACCTTAACGCTGTCCTACAACAAAGCCCGTCAAGCCGCCATTACCCAAGAATTGTTGGAAGTGGTCGCTGGAGCCAGCGCTCTGAACTAA
- a CDS encoding GIY-YIG nuclease family protein — MPKYRTSQNANNTASPHPAFSQPPTPQIEQPSLFSAKELAGTYGTQRSQSLEMDTATLTAWKQRILDHQQSVEIAPAIAQGSLFDFGLPTESVESVPTIDPDGLNPFKLPQQNTQFWRWKAEDAGVSALYFVFDYTLPILLYVGETVKSNQRWKGEHDCKRYLLHYQQSHYNNNLPTQLGIAFWQDAPQDTRSRQKMESTLIYKWRSPFNKENWTFWGTPFVEHS; from the coding sequence ATGCCTAAGTACCGCACTTCGCAAAATGCAAACAATACAGCTTCACCGCATCCCGCTTTTTCCCAGCCTCCCACACCGCAGATCGAGCAACCCTCCCTGTTCTCCGCGAAGGAATTGGCAGGCACCTACGGAACCCAGCGATCGCAGTCCCTCGAAATGGATACAGCCACATTAACGGCTTGGAAACAGCGCATTCTGGATCATCAACAATCCGTCGAAATTGCACCCGCGATCGCCCAAGGCAGTCTCTTTGATTTCGGCTTACCCACAGAATCCGTAGAATCCGTTCCAACGATCGATCCCGATGGCCTGAATCCCTTCAAACTGCCCCAACAAAATACCCAATTCTGGCGTTGGAAAGCAGAGGATGCAGGGGTTTCAGCATTATATTTTGTCTTTGACTACACGTTGCCAATTCTGTTGTACGTTGGTGAAACCGTGAAATCTAACCAGCGTTGGAAAGGTGAACATGATTGCAAACGCTATTTACTTCACTATCAGCAATCCCATTACAACAATAATTTACCCACCCAATTAGGCATCGCCTTTTGGCAGGATGCCCCCCAGGACACCCGATCGCGCCAGAAGATGGAGTCTACGTTAATCTACAAATGGCGATCGCCCTTCAACAAAGAAAACTGGACTTTTTGGGGAACGCCCTTTGTCGAGCATAGCTAA